In Neospora caninum Liverpool complete genome, chromosome Ib, one DNA window encodes the following:
- a CDS encoding putative DNA repair protein recA yields MADGAAAAAAPSLPRNSAHTAVEQVSGVNCADRPDVAGDSLAFFEAAQSLIKIAATGAAAPADSALPWPPPPYVSPARTAVEILSSAVYRHLGSRVLPVGCRAVDEYLNGGVPRSRVVEIAGKAGCGKTQFALSLVSETVLQSCFNERGGCSETRLCEPTARQPSAAGSALLSLTEHAADSPELAEAEKPTAVFYIHTEGGFPVQRLHEIMNSRRDLRARGGESSPARPPVAHAGVVNAGPLPVPPTKALMQRVFMEEVATEEELWITLTRRLPRLFLSYRVALIVIDSIAAVFRLPTASAEPPGAPDPWQGSESRKKVAGLVDRATKLMRIGAILRRFAATHGCCCLVLNQVSDTTSDEEGFDLSLSTASRAPASPRSPGGERPTADGPEGGTDQKGVPRATLSSPQCVWRSVSAGIDGELAWSSRQVAPRRLLFGGEDPGVRPALGLTWSNCVDCRMMIHRMEGRVRPVLDTARAEGEAPRSPTHGPLRCLRVVFGSGLDNATDTFFRIDAGGIADP; encoded by the coding sequence ATGGCCGacggcgcagcggctgcagccgcaccgtctcttccgcgcaACTCGGCGCACACCGCTGTAGAGCAAGTTTCAGGCGTCAACTGTGCGGATCGACCCGATGTGGCGGGGGACTCCCTTGCGTTTTTCGAAGCTGCCCAGTCACTAATCAAGATCGCGGCCACTGGCGCCGCAGCACCGGCGGATAGTGCCTTGCCTTGGCCACCGCCGCCGTACGTGAGTCCAGCGCGAACGGCAGTCGAAATTCTCTCGTCTGcggtgtatagacacctGGGCTCGCGCGTTCTGCCGGTTGGTTGTCGAGCGGTGGACGAGTATTTGAACGGCGGAGTTCCACGGAGTAGGGTTGTCGAGATCGCCGGCAAGGCGGGCTGCGGGAAAACGCAGTTTGCCTTGTCGCTGGTGTCAGAGACAGTTCTTCAGAGTTGCTTCAacgagcgaggaggctgTTCCGAAACGCGTCTCTGCGAACCCACGGCGAGGCAGCCCTCCGCTGCCGGCTCCGCGCTGCTGTCGCTTACGGAGCATGCTGCGGACTCGCCGGAGCTCGCAGAGGCTGAAAAGCCCACTGCCGTGTTCTACATCCACACAGAGGGCGGTTTCCCGGTTCAGCGGCTGCACGAAATCATGAATTCTCGACGCGACCTGAGGGCAAGGGGTGGCGAGTCCTCTCCGGCTCGGCCACCAGTGGCGCACGCGGGTGTTGTGAACGCTGGCCCCCTCCCGGTGCCACCCACAAAGGCTCTGATGCAGCGTGTGTTCATGGAAGAAGTTGCCACTGAAGAAGAGCTGTGGATCACTCTGACGCGTCGGCTACCGAGGCTGTTTCTGTCTTACCGCGTGGCGCTGATCGTCATTGACTCGATCGCAGCCGTTTTCCGCCTGCCCACTGCGAGTGCAGAGCCGCCGGGCGCCCCGGATCCCTGGCAGGGTTCAGagtcgagaaaaaaggtggCTGGTCTCGTGGATCGCGCCACCAAGCTCATGCGGATTGGTGCAATTCTGCGGAGGTTCGCGGCGACTCACGGGTGttgctgtctcgttctcAACCAGGTCAGCGACACGACttccgacgaggaaggcttCGACCTCAGCCTCTCGACTGCGTCGCGCGCACCAGCCTCTCCCAGATCTCCGGGCGGGGAGCGGCCGACGGCGGATGGCCCCGAGGGCGGAACAGACCAGAAAGGGGTTCCCCGCGCaactctttcttctccgcagtGCGTGTGGCGGAGTGTTTCCGCGGGGATTGACGGCGAGCTAGCTTGGTCGAGTCGCCAAGTGGCCCCCAgacgtcttctctttggAGGGGAAGATCCAGGAGTGAGACCCGCACTCGGGTTGACCTGGAGCAACTGTGTCGATTGCCGGATGATGATTCACAGAATGGAAGGGCGGGTAAGGCCCGTTCTCGACACGGCCAgagcagagggcgaggcgccgcgttCTCCCACTCATGGTCCATTACGGTGCCTACGGGTTGTGTTCGGCTCTGGCCTCGACAACGCAACTGACACCTTTTTTAGAATCGACGCTGGAGGCATTGCTGATCCGTGA
- a CDS encoding putative kelch motif domain-containing protein, producing MAPSNPSEKDVKKDVGVLSPACFCLTEVLQNAEVFKSFDCQSVAFIQPEIFCYGAKRGKTGTSEAVMIYDYQENIFSLAEAPKDEDNPESRPQGRTAASFVRRKPLKGGSDPEKGVLTLFGGENSASELTDRVWNFDPVAKTWKEVQTGGPRPSARFGHAACTSTNFKTMYVYGGMDQHGVARDDAYVFGEDDIWSELPMAEVCADIPARCFHTLVAGRPARSAREYLLLFGGDSTGSGAASNELWMYSLTSKNWKRVTDASGSPPKARMKHSCVFANNRMWICGGEAWEWLGTTTFKDLYGYDLTLNYWFLCDVFLSKPRNESHNFMLGPIAISSTTRSVIIFGHESDSEGNKQSVIYRATPVCTFAYLSQADSENKTARDSMTDISTAARRVQSTLETARASVDGTEAKIAELEQEMTKVSARLKEAKKAASEIVFHDDVNTELLTRTAEVEKSADSVKDFEDRLDELEAKLDDIRVKVKKKAGKADVRRIERAVGRKDQRQSSRTKKLDGGLDSSSDSSDSS from the coding sequence ATGGCGCCTTCCAATCCGTCGGAGAAAGACGTCAAGAAGGACGTCGGCGTCCTGTCGCCGGCGTGTTTCTGCCTGACTGAGGTACTTCAAAACGCCGAAGTGTTCAAGTCGTTCGACTGCCAGTCCGTCGCCTTCATCCAGCCCGAAATCTTTTGCTACGgcgcgaaacgcgggaaGACGGGAACAAGTGAAGCGGTCATGATCTATGACTACCAGGAAAACATTTTCTCTTTGGCAGAAGCGCCCAAGGACGAGGACAACCCGGAGTCTCGACCTCAGGGGCGTACGGCCGCAAGCTTCGTGCGCCGCAAGCCGCTGAAAGGAGGCAGCGATCCCGAGAAGGGTGTCCTGACTCTGTTTGGCGGCGAGAACAGCGCCTCGGAATTGACGGACCGCGTGTGGAATTTCGATCCCGTCGCAAAGACGTGGAAGGAAGTCCAAACGGGCGGTCCACGCCCCTCCGCGAGGTTCGGCCACGCGGCGTGCACGAGTACCAATTTCAAGACCATGTACGTGTATGGAGGCATGGATCAGCACGGAGTGGCGCGGGACGACGCGTACGTTTTCGGCGAAGACGACATCTGGTCCGAACTGCCGATGGCCGAAGTGTGCGCAGACATCCCGGCGCGATGCTTCCACACGCTCGTCGCAGGCCGCCCCGCACGGTCAGCCCGGGAGTaccttcttcttttcggaGGCGACAGCACGGGAAGCGGAGCAGCCTCGAACGAGCTTTGGATGTACTCGCTGACGTCCAAAAATTGGAAGAGAGTCACCGACGCCAGCGGGTCGCCGCCCAAGGCGCGAATGAAGCACTCGTGCGTGTTTGCGAACAACCGGATGTGGATCTGTGGCGGCGAAGCGTGGGAGTGGCTGGGCACGACGACTTTCAAAGATCTCTACGGCTACGACCTCACGCTGAACTACTGGTTTTTGTGCGATGTGTTCCTCTCGAAGCCGCGAAACGAATCCCACAATTTCATGCTTGGACCGATCGCCATATCGTCGACGACGCGGTCGGTCATCATTTTCGGCCACGAGTCGGACTCGGAAGGCAACAAACAATCCGTGATTTACCGCGCAACGCCCGTTTGCACGTTTGCGTATCTGAGTCAGGCCGACAGTGAAAACAAGACGGCCCGCGACAGCATGACAGACATTTCGACGGCTGCGCGCAGAGTCCAAAGCAcgctggagacggcgcgggcgTCGGTAGAcgggacggaggcgaagatcGCCGAGCTCGAACAAGAGATGACCAAGGTGTCCGCGCGTctgaaagaggcgaaaaaggccGCCAGCGAAATCGTTTTCCACGACGATGTGAACACTGAGCTGTTGACCCGAACCGCGGAGGTGGAGAAGTCCGCGGACTCCGTTAAAGACTTCGAAGACCGCCTGGACGAATTGGAAGCGAAGCTCGACGACATCCGGGTCAAAGTGAAAAAGAAGGCCGGAAAAGCCGACGTGCGACGCATCGAACGCGCCGTGGGGCGAAAGGATCAGCGCCAAAGCTCGCGTACCAAGAAGCTGGACGGCGGACTCGACTCGTCGAGTGACAGCAGCGACAGTTCCTAG